GAGCAGGTGGGTGGAGAGTCTATAAAATGGCAAAGGATTTATCTAGAGCCCATCTTATTCTAtactcaattaaaatttaataactcaaTCAATCACTTGCCACCTCAACTGTCTCTTCTTCCAGCTCTTTCCCTCTTCTTTTATGTACACCTAAGTCTCTCATTATAATACCCTAAACTGAACAACCAACACATCCAGATTCACGATCTTATAGCTTCAATTTCGACTTCATCCATGGCTATGGCTATGGCTATGGATTTCGATGACTTCCTTGACCTCCAATTCTCCGGCTACAGCtcaaccaccaccaccaccactactGCCACAACCCCCACCACTTCCGACGACGGCCAACCCTATAACTGGAATGACTGGTCCCCGGTTGTCGATTGGGAGGCTTTATCAGGCGGCCATGAAGATTTTCAGGACCTTATCGATTCAATGATCGACAATTCTGGATTAAACGCTGCTCTAGTTGATAGTGAAACCAGTAACTCCTCCGTTGACACCACCATGGCCGTGGATGAAGAAACCAACGGCGAAGATTTCAAGGGCTTGAGGTTGGTCCATCTCTTGATGGCCGCAGCCGAGGCTCTAACTGGCGTTAACAAGAGCCGTGAATTGGCTCGAGTGATATTGGTTCGGCTCAAGGAGTTGGTGTCCCCAAACAACGGCACCAATATGGAAAGATTGGCGGCGTATTTTACAGACGCCTTGCAAGGTTTAATAGAAGGCTCCAGTGGTGCGCATGGTAAACACCTGATAACCGAAGGGCCGCACCACCATCATCACCGTGACGAACATCATCAAAACGACGTGCTTGCTGCGTTTCAGCTGTTGCAAGACATGTCACCTTATGTAAAGTTCGGCCACTTCACGGCCAATCAGGCGATTCTTGAAGCCGTAGCCAATGACAGGAGAGTCCACATAGTTGACTATGACATAATGGAAGGGATCCAATGGGCTTCCTTAATGCAAGCTTTAGTTTCCAGAAAGGATGGCCCACCAGCCCCACATCTTCGGATCACTGCCGTATCAAGAGGCGGAAGTGGGCGACGGTCAATCGGGACCGTTCAAGAAACAGGTCGCCGTTTGGTTGCATTTGCAGCATCAATTGGTCAACCTTTTTCTTTCCATCAATGTAGGCTGGAGTCTGATGAGACATTTAGACCTTCAACAGTAAAATTGGTCAGAGGAGAGACATTGATTGTGAATTGTATGTTACATCTCCCACACTTTAGTTACCGAGCACCTGATTCGATTTCTTCTTTTCTATCGGGAGCCAAGAGCTTAAACCCAAGACTAGTAACTCTAGTGGAAGAAGAGACAGGACCCATTGGAGATGGAGGGTTTGTGGGACGTTTTATGGACTCATTGCATCATTATTCAGCGGTTTATGATTCATTAGAGGCAGGGTTTCCAATGCAGAACCGAGCCCGAGCTTTAGTGGAAAGGGTGTTTTTGGGGCCCCGAATATCCGGGTCATTGGCTCGGATGTACCGAACCCATGGAGGAGAGGAGAGTTGCTCATGGGGTGAGTGGTTGGGTGGGATGGGGTTTAAGCCTGGTGATATAAGTTTTGCCAATCATTGCCAGGCGAAACTATTGTTAGGCGTATTCAATGATGGGTACCGGGTGGAGGAAGCGGCAAATAATAGGCTGGTTTTGGGATGGAAAAGTAGGCGTTTGCTGTCAGCTTCTGTGTGGATTTGTTCGTTGGATTCTGAATTGTAgaaattgtttgtttctttCCGCATTGTAAAAATTGTTTGTTGGTTTGTTTGGTATTACCTTTCTAATAAGCCCACtatttgtattgtataataAGCGCCAGATCGGCTTTATGTTGATATGAACGGCTTGTACGAAACtgaagtttgagttttaaagaagggaaaaatactatttcccacccatgttttagtTCGACCTCAAAGTCATACCCACAAGAgatgaaaattcagttttttcacTCATAACCAAACTATCGTCTAATTTCTCAGTTAGGGGCAGGcgtaaaatcgatattttactatttaaaaccttaaaactttaaaatttcatctttttcccctccaggttttaaaaactgacaacTAAAcgcatcctcaaagtttaaaaagtttagatttcatccctagggtttgcttccttctctagccaccaccgacggccgatGCATTCCACCAATCTcgcatctccgactacaaaggacgaagAAGGACAACCCTTCGTCGTCCAAATCTGGACaatgaagcgtcgtccagatctaaaAGAGTAGACGACGTCTGGGTGGAGTGACGAAGAGAGACCGTCGCATCgtgcaatgaagagatctccgtctcttcgtcgcaccgtgcgacaaGGAGGtcaagatctcttcgtcgcaccatcgTCGTCCCACCAGGAGAAGAATGAGGTTGGTGACGACGTCgaaagatgaaattgaagaatgagggtgaaactgctatttttgaaagttatgggggacggctgcgttttgaaaaatatggaaaccctaggtttgggggtgaaaatgttagttttcaaagtttaaaaactttggtgaaagatgaaatgttagtttctaaaacctaaggggggtgaaaagtaataactttataactttttaatataaatagtaaaatattgattttgcccctgtccctaactgaaaaattggatgacagtttggtcatgggtgggaaaactaaattttcatctcccgtgggtatgagtttgagatagacctaaaaaatgggtgcgaaatagtccttttccctttaaagAACAATTATGCTTATGCTTTGATGGGTGCATACATTGGTTGTACACCGTATCATATTCTACCCGATCATtataataacaaacaaattatatattttgacttatttaatataataattataaatttaatcactATTTAATCAGCTATTCCAAATGGGATCTTTTGAAGCAAAACATTGAaagcttttaaaattatttgggTCCACGACCAGGCCAGTTATCAtttcttttagttttgattagTGTTTGGTATGGTATGGTATGGTACGGTTGATGTCATCTTAGattaaatatgattaattccataaaaattatcatatgaattccaataatattatttgttagcAAATCGCTGTCTTGTTTTACCTCATCATGTTGAAGATTCCTCAGAATGTACCTTTCAATacaaattgtatattaattttgtttgtcaaCTATAACAAGATTATTGAATCCTCTTTACAACTAATTATGTCACCCAAAAAGTTCCCTCCTGTTATTCATCCTTAAAATGACAccctattttctttattatttatgttttcattattgCAATTTATACACACCTaatgctttgtttttttaatcaaatttttgttctagaaaccataatttattatttatcgtataataagtaatatttttatatattttttaatatataatttaaatatatagatggtatattataatatgattagatattattttatctttaatttaaaattatttaatcatataatgatacatctgtatatctaaattatgtacaaaaaatatttatgtagagttttattgtaattaaaaagtttaacaaatttaatagggGTGTATGTAGCCCTTAGCCTTCCAATCTAACGATGTAGAATCCATTTCCCCTGCCTGCCccatatgataattatattaatttgttgatgcataaattcaattaaaatcaatacatCAAATGAATTGAATATGCAATTCCATAAATTCTCTCCtatattctttctttattttttatgatcaaGAGTGATGaaagaaaaatgtgaaaaaactATTAGAATGAAAGACATCTATTGGCcctataataaaatcaaaagtttaatctaGAGATAGATTTGAATTATTGCTCTTATTTTTTAGATCATATGTTTTTACTACTTAAACTATCTCTAAAAATCTtctgcaatatatatatatatatatatattatctgtatatccaaattatttatcaaaaacatatatatatagcattgcTCTGTGTATTACTAGGTAGAAGAGACTTTGAAAGAATTAATGTATTTGCCACTAAATACCTCTCTGGTGGGCTGACACGTAAGTCAAATGGGTATCGTAATAAGAACTCAACAATGGGCCTAAATGGAATGTTGCTTACTTGATGGGTTTGTTTGTgaaaattaagagtttaaatttgattttacttAATTCTAGTTTCTAGTTCAAGATTAGGTTATTATAAATAGggatttaatattttcatagttttgaacaataaaatttacgataaaactatatgtatctattttgaatatataaataagtatatatttgatgtatatcATAAACtgattgaatgatttaaaatcaaaaataaaataatatccaattatatgataacaaattatatgtgtgtgtgtttatatactGAAAAATgatacacatagcattgttcTAAAATTTATGAAAGTTATTGAAGTGAAGGAGATAGCTTTATAAATTTGACTTTTGGAAAACTTGAACTTTTTAAGGAACCATTAATCAAAGATTTACAGTCACAAGCCCATTATCTAAAGTTTGGCCCAGTCCTGCCTTCAAAAACGCAGCAAGAGACCAGCCGCCCTAACCCCATACAAATTTTCTTAGTCATGCAGAGTCAGTGTACCTGGACAAGTTCTGATATGCTTAAACCCTACTCCTTGAGGACTTTTACTTCGACATTGCATCCATTTTCTAAgcatttttgtataaatactcCTACGCGTACTCAAATTAAAAGAGCCACCAGGTGCCCATCTCTCATGGCAAATCTGTCCAGCGTTTCGACTCAGAAAGATGCCGTTTTGGAACAAAATGTGTCGACCCAGAGCGGTAATCGGCCTGTAGAGGTATTTCCAGTTGTTAATTTCTTGATGTTAGTTCGTTTTCAGCTGCTCTGAAGTGGGTTTGagctaatttttaattttagttgttaGATTTCACTTTTGCCATAATTTAAGATTGGTGTTTAGTGTTTCTTTGCGTTGGGTTAATAGTTTGTATAGGCATATGTCTTCATGGTGCATTCGATTTGGGCGAGaagatagtttgaatttaatcaaATGATTTTTGTATTCCTAGACTTGAAGATTGTCATTATTTATGTGGCTGTTTCTTTAAACTTGTTAAATTTTGCCAATTGATTCTATATTTTTTGGCTATCAATGTTCTTTTGCtcgtattatttttaatcaaagcTTTAACTCAAGGGGAAGCAACCTGTACTATTTGCTTCAGCttgtgaattttatttgattggcaCTGCATAGAGTTGCACGTTAAGAGTAGTAATTGTTGTTTTATGTTTGTGTGAATTTATGATGAAGAGGGACCCGATTCGataattatctttatatttcaaATGATGCAATTGTACATTCTTATATCAGAGTCTTTGCTGAGTTCATGCCTCCTCTTTCccattaacaaaatattttagtcTCAAGATAGAAATTATTAAGGCTTGGCATATACTTTTTACTCAGTGTATAAAGTTGACAACTTTTGCTATTTTGGTGGTGCCTAAGTAGAAATATGAAGACACTGGATGCTTGTGCTATTATAGATGTTTTCTCCATATCCATCTTTGAATCAGTTATACTTATGCTGCATGATATATAAATGTCTATTTGTATGCTTGCAAATGGGataaaaattgggtttttttttttcttaagtgGATTATAGTTTTTGCGTTCTGTTATTCTGGCTTCCCTTATATTGCTTTTAGATGAGGATTTGGATTATGTTCTTCAAAACTGAGTGTACATTCATTTACAAGTGTCATGAGCCCCATGCAACCATGGCATAGTTCTTGCAAGTTAAGATGCCATTTAGCTTTCACCGGTTATTTTCTGTAGCCATTTGACTTTGTCAAAAATGCAACATGCCTCTTttacttttctcctttttataattatgttgtGTTATCAATACTATAATCTTGTACAGAGATCTATTTCTCACTTCCCTTGTTGAACCGAATTCAAGATAACCACTTTGAGCTTTTCTCAGTTTTATGAATGTTGTTTGTATTCTGGGCAAAGGAAAAACTTCAACATAGTTCTGTTTATGTCTATTGAAGAttgcatataattttttgtaaatatcCCTGAATAATTTCTTCCTATTATCACTGGATTTCATCGTATAATAACTTGATTGATTAGAAATTGTTGATTGTTAATTACTTGCATTGATTGTATTCTATACCTATATATTGCATGTAAatcatttagtaaaaatataaaaaataattattttctctattaaattttgtattgatATCTAAGTCAGTGATACCTTGAAAGTAGCCATTGAAGAGCACCCACTGAAGAAATTGTCACTGAAAAGTTGGAAATTATTTTCAGACTCAGAGGGAGCCGTCAAAGAGCACCCACTGAAGAAGCTGAAAATTTCTTCTAGAGCCAAGATCCTATCAACTGTTGTTGTCATGTGCTTTTGCCCTTGCCGCTACATGCGTTGGTTGTTGTCTTGATCAAACGTTGTGtcaaattatttacttttttttttgcttattttcaTTCTTGGTACCATCTTTAATTTCTACACATTTAAAGGAATCTGAGAACTAGGTTACATGCAAATTTTGTATTGTTGCtaacaaataaaacaacaaaattgaCAATTTCGTGCTATCACCGTCACCAGCTTCAACAAGTTTTCGATATTGATCTCTTGTCGTTCAATGCCTGATGCTATCATTCATATCGTTGCTAGAAAAGCTTCATATCATTGACatttgtcatcatcatcaacttcaATAAACTATTTGCCAAAAAAGAGTGTCGATCTCTTGTTGGAACATCACTCTTTCACCCTCATTAACAACCTCTTCATCGAACGGCGAAGTTTTTGTTTGACCTAGCGGATCGTATCATGACTTCAAGTTGCTCATTATCATCATTGTTGATCTAATCATTGATTTGCCTGTCCTCTAACGAAATGGAGTTGTTCGATATGGCTTCATTGGATGAGTCTTGTAGATTTGAAGGTTTcaccattttattttcttcttgaatcGAGAGTTTGTTTCTTGAAAGAGAgaacaagagaaagaaaatgatcgACCAACCTAACCTATTTCCTCTTTGTTTTGGAATCATTCATACAAAGTATGAGACATCCTTGTATATTCTAAAAAGGGATTGTATTTCTTCGAATTCCACTTTGCTATTGGAATTTGATCGAACATGATGAAATTTGTTGATGATATATTGCATGTGTTAGAGAATGTCAACGCATGAATAACTCAATTGGAGATACAAACCTGCAAATTGGAGATTTCTATTGATGATTTGAAGAAATTGATAAGGAACAATCGTGAAAGTACTGATGGAAAAATGAGAGTTATGGAAATATTCTAAGAGAGATCCAATCAAGGGTTCTAAAGGATGAGCAAGAAAAAGAGTCTATTCCTTCTAGTGAAACAAAGACTAATGATGATGTGATACAGACCTGGAGAGCAAGCAGTTCCCAGTCCAGCAGAGCAATGGTACCCAGGGAGCAGCTTCAGTTATCAACAATCTCAGGAACCCAGTCACACaccaaaacaagaaaacaataaGCAATGAAACAGTGAAATGCAATTATCTCATGTAACAGAACAATCAGATCTGTATTGTATTCATTCCACAGAATTCCTTTTCATAAATGGAAGAGTCCCCAAAGCATTACAATAGATTTTCTTACACAAAAGAATGGAGAGTTCCCTGTGCATTACAATCAAAATTTGCAGAATTTACATTAAGAGAACTGTTCATACAAAATGACAGTCTTCCACAATACCCTCACCAACTCAACTGCTCTTCCTCCTTACAGCTATTCGAGAGGCTGTAATCTCCCCCTTCTCTCTTCCTTTCATCCGCCAAAAAGCTGCCCATCTTTTTCCCCTCCAAGTCTATATCTACTCTCCTTTTTCTCTGCTTCCTGTCTCCCACTCATGGTCTGCCACCTCATCATTTGCATTTCCCAGGATCAATTCATTCCTGCTgcattgatttgaaaaactctCAAGGCCTGCTGTTTTGTTCTTTGCCTTTCCCGTTTGACTGCTATTTGCTGCTCTTCctcttttgcttttctttttgacATAAACCTTCACCCTAACATGATGCTTCAAAAATAGTCTCGTCATTCGTCACAACCATAAATAATAGAGGTAAGGTTTTAAATACATTTGCACCTGTTTCAAATAGTACGTGGATAATTGATTCTGATGCGACATATCATATGATAGTTGATTTTAGACATCTCTCACGACTTAAATGCTctttacaaaaaatttttttcccatTGCCAATAGTAACACAACCTAAGTTATTGGGGAAGGATCCTTAACCTTCATTGATACTCTAAATTtagaatttgttttaattttaccaTCGTTAGATTATAATCTTGTGTTAGTTTTCCAACTAACAAAGGCCTTGTCTTGCGTTATTTTTTTCGCCTAATTGGAGACAATGAAATATAAGATATGGTTGTGGCATCGACAATTGGGGCATGCTTCCTTTAGTTATATTAAAGAAGTTATCTCCTAGTACCAAGTTTAATGTTTCCCATTTACATTTATGAACTTGCAAAAAGTCATTGTACATGTTCTCCTTCAAGTTTAAATAAATGTCCAAACTTGtttatgtttattcattttgatgTCTGAGGACCTTCCAAAGTTCCAACCTTGGGTGGATGTCGATGGtttgttacttttattgatgactGTATTAGGACAACTTGGTTTTTCCTAatgaaaacaaaaggaaaattgaacttgttttagaaatttcattaaataattagtaATCAATACAATGCAAAGGTACAAGTTCTTTGTAGTAAGTGTTAGATTTATGATTTTCAGTAATACTTGGAAACACATGGAATGATTATCAAACCACTTGTTATAACATACCTCGGCAAAATGGAGTGGTCAagcaaaaaaattgacatttttgaGAGTTTGTGCAAGCATCATTAATGGAAGCTCATATGCATTTATCATATTGGAGAGAAGCGTTTACTTCCCCAATATACTTAATTAATCGAGTTCTTGCCAACTCTCTTGACTTTTGCACACCATTCTAGACTCTCAGTGATGCTATTATTGCTCCAAATTCAACTCCTCATGTTTTTTGTTGTGTTGTTTTCATTCACCTTCATAAGCATCAATGTAACAAGTTAACTCCTAGAGTATTGCTATATGTTTTTCTTGGATATGTTATTCTTCAAAAAGGATATTGATGTTTCCATCTCCTAAGTTGCAGATTGTTTATCACAATAGCTGTGAAATTTCATGAAGATTCGATATATTTTTCGTTTAAGCTCGAACTTAAAGAGGAGTGTCTTAGGGAAATTTTAGACTTTGGACTATTAAAGTTATCACATCTCTAAAGAAAGTAGATCTCCAAAAATTATTGCCAAGTAAAGTAGATTTTCAGGacttattaatcaaaatataagtACCTTGGATGAAAGTAGTATAGCATTAGATGACCAAAGGGGTAATGAACATTCAGAAGTAGAAGGTGTGATTCCTCTTCCGACAACTGTTGAATCTTTGGAGTCAGATTTTTTTGTTGATACACTTGACCAAACATAAAAACACTAATTAAGGAATGACTTTGATTAACTTTCTAAGTCGATCAAAAGACAATTACCACAACATCACACTAAAGGTATTCTTAAAACTACATATGAAAACTAACCTTTCTAGCAAAGTTAAATATTCTATGAGTAATTTTGTGTCATATCATCGTCTCTTATAATCAAATAAGTCATTTGTAAATCAAATATCTTTTGTAACTATTCTTAATAGTGTGTAGGATGTTTTAGTTGATCCCAAGTGGAAAACTTCTATGAATAAGGAGATGAAGttcttacaaaaaaatttgagaatttgtTGATTGCCTATCAGGGAAGAAACTAGTAGATTGTTGATGGATTTAAATTGTGAAGTACAAAGCATATGACATGGTGTAACGCTTTAAACCAAGATTAGTTGCTAAAGGGGACACCTAAACTTATAGGATTGACTATACAAAGACATTTGCACCTGTTGTCAAAATCAACATGGTTCAAGCATTGCAATAAGTGACTACATACTTGGATTGACCATTACAATAATTTGATGTGAAGAATGCCTTTCTACATGGTGAACTATTTGAAGAAGTTTACATGGATTTCCTACCAAGATGTATGGTTCTAGTAAAACATAGTCAGAGGGTGTGCAAATGCAAACTAAAGAAATCAAAGTATGGCTTGAAACAATCTCCCAAAGCTTGGTTCGAAAGGTTCACAAGCTCAATGATAGACTTTGGATACcatcacaaaaattaaaattatactctATTCCTGAATAAACAAAGGGAAATAAACAATGTACTCATTGTTTATGTGGACGATATGGTTGTCATAAGGGATGATCCGGTAGAGAGGGTTTATAAAGACACTTAtctaaagaatttgaaatgaaggatctAGGCtctttgaaatacttttttGGGATTGAAGTTTCAATCAGTTGAAGGAATCTTTCTATCCCAAAGAAGCATGTGATATGACTTTGAGAGAGCTACATctcaaaagctagttattgaAATTGGAGAGTCTAAGGTTGTATAAATCCCATATTAGAAGCCCATACTTTCTAATATGGGATCCAAGTTTCATACCACCACCTTTGGTAGCCTTGGCACCCATGTGGGCTAGTATGCGCTAGCTTCCTGCCAATCTTGGGTGAACAATGCAATATCGACGTCATCACCTGCGCTGCAAGATTGCAACTGAGAGATGTGGTGATGattttgataccaaatgatatgaaccTTGGGAGAACCATACCTTAAAAGTTAGCTATTGAAATTGGAGATCCTAAGACTATATGAATCTCATACTAAAGGCTCATATTTTCCAATATAAGATCCAAATCTCATATTTTGTATTTGAGATCCTAATAGTGTGCCTTAGATCTTTTAGAGGAAACAAAGATGTTAGAATGTCAACCAATTGATACATCAGTAAAAGAAGGTTTGAAGTTAAGTGTTGAACCTAATCAAGTTTTTGCTAACAAAAGGAGGTATCAAAGACTTGTGGGGAGACTAATGTATATGTTTCACATAAGGTTGGATCTTGCTTATACACTAGGTGTTGTTAATCAATATATGTGTACTCCTAGAGAACAACATATGAATGTAGTCATGCACATCGTATGATATCTAAAGCCTACTCCTAGAAAGGTAATTTTGTTTATCAAGAAGACAAATTTCCAATGCATAGAAGAGTGTATAAATGTTGACTGTGTAGATGATGGACGATTCACTTTAG
This sequence is a window from Mangifera indica cultivar Alphonso unplaced genomic scaffold, CATAS_Mindica_2.1 Un_0024, whole genome shotgun sequence. Protein-coding genes within it:
- the LOC123206116 gene encoding protein NODULATION SIGNALING PATHWAY 2-like; its protein translation is MAMAMAMDFDDFLDLQFSGYSSTTTTTTTATTPTTSDDGQPYNWNDWSPVVDWEALSGGHEDFQDLIDSMIDNSGLNAALVDSETSNSSVDTTMAVDEETNGEDFKGLRLVHLLMAAAEALTGVNKSRELARVILVRLKELVSPNNGTNMERLAAYFTDALQGLIEGSSGAHGKHLITEGPHHHHHRDEHHQNDVLAAFQLLQDMSPYVKFGHFTANQAILEAVANDRRVHIVDYDIMEGIQWASLMQALVSRKDGPPAPHLRITAVSRGGSGRRSIGTVQETGRRLVAFAASIGQPFSFHQCRLESDETFRPSTVKLVRGETLIVNCMLHLPHFSYRAPDSISSFLSGAKSLNPRLVTLVEEETGPIGDGGFVGRFMDSLHHYSAVYDSLEAGFPMQNRARALVERVFLGPRISGSLARMYRTHGGEESCSWGEWLGGMGFKPGDISFANHCQAKLLLGVFNDGYRVEEAANNRLVLGWKSRRLLSASVWICSLDSEL